A stretch of Chanodichthys erythropterus isolate Z2021 chromosome 20, ASM2448905v1, whole genome shotgun sequence DNA encodes these proteins:
- the LOC137008885 gene encoding cytochrome P450 2B9-like isoform X1, producing the protein MWTTLMKLDLASVGLALFLGLIFLVLFEIIRINSYRSQTPPGPRPLPFVGSLPQFLKNPMEFVRSMSQYGEMSTMYLGRKPAIILNTIQVMKEALVQEAFSGRPVLPVTEWMTNGFGIIMVTFGHSWRQQRRFALHTLRNFGLGKKSVEDRVLEESRYLISEMLQEEGRPMNPQHAVQNAVSNIICSIVFGDRFDYADKRFSNLLKILNEILMLAASAVGQFVNLAPFIRHFPGPHQKVKQKANEFLGFIRDEVKEHKETLDPDSPRDFIDAYLLEIEKQQKSNKDSTFHEENLVMSTADLFLAGTDTTATTIRWGLIYLIQNPDVQERCHEEIVRVLGYDRFPSMDDRDKLPYTNATVHEIQRCANIVTFGVMHETIQPTKLRGYDIPKGTTILTNFAAIFSSKEHWKHPDSFNPENFLDENGHFSKPECFIAFSMGPRVCLGETLARTELFLYITSLLQQIHFSWPPDPQPLDMDGIMGFKTQWCSKDSKGFKTQWCSKDSKGFTIVSFSFPFLN; encoded by the exons ATGTGGACGACTCTCATGAAGTTAGACCTGGCCTCTGTAGGTCTGGCTCTGTTTTTGGGCTTGATCTTTCTGGTTCTGTTCGAGATCATCAGGATTAATTCCTATAGAAGTCAAACTCCTCCTGGTCCCAGACCTTTGCCTTTTGTGGGATCGTTACCACAATTTTTGAAGAACCCAATGGAGTTTGTAAGATCA ATGTCTCAGTATGGAGAAATGTCCACTATGTATCTTGGGAGGAAGCCAGCGATAATCCTCAACACAATCCAGGTCATGAAGGAAGCCCTGGTTCAGGAAGCTTTTTCTGGAAGACCGGTTCTGCCTGTTACAGAATGGATGACTAACGGATTTG GTATAATAATGGTCACGTTTGGCCACTCCTGGAGGCAGCAGAGGCGGTTTGCTCTGCACACACTCAGGAATTTTGGCCTGGGGAAGAAATCAGTAGAAGATCGGGTGTTAGAGGAAAGCCGCTATCTGATTTCTGAAATGCTTCAAGAAGAAG GCAGGCCAATGAACCCCCAGCATGCAGTACAGAATGCAGTTTCCAACATTATCTGTTCCATCGTGTTTGGAGATCGCTTCGATTATGCAGATAAACGCTTCTCAAACCTTCTGAAGATCTTGAATGAAATCTTAATGCTCGCAGCATCGGCTGTGGGTCAG TTTGTCAACTTAGCACCCTTCATCAGGCATTTCCCAGGGCCACACCAAAAGGTCAAACAGAAGGCCAATGAGTTTTTGGGTTTCATCCGGGATGAAgttaaagaacacaaagaaactCTGGATCCAGACAGCCCGCGAGACTTCATTGATGCCTACCTGCTGGAGATCGAGAAA CAGCAAAAGTCCAACAAGGACTCCACGTTTCATGAGGAGAACCTGGTTATGTCAACAGCTGACCTGTTCCTGGCTGGAACCGACACCACAGCGACCACCATCAGATGGGGGCTCATCTACTTGATTCAAAACCCAGATGTACAAG AACGATGTCATGAGGAGATTGTTCGGGTACTGGGTTACGACCGCTTTCCCAGCATGGATGACCGTGACAAACTACCGTACACCAACGCCACTGTCCACGAGATTCAGCGCTGTGCCAACATTGTAACTTTCGGCGTGATGCATGAAACGATTCAGCCCACAAAACTACGAGGATACGACATTCCCAAG GGAACTACAATCTTAACAAACTTTGCAGCAATTTTCAGCAGTAAGGAACACTGGAAGCATCCCGACTCATTTAACCCAGAGAATTTCCTGGATGAGAACGGACACTTCAGCAAGCCGGAGTGTTTCATTGCGTTCTCAATGG GTCCGAGGGTCTGTCTCGGTGAGACGCTGGCGAGGACGGAGCTCTTCCTGTACATCACGTCTCTCCTACAGCAGATTCATTTCTCCTGGCCACCGGATCCACAGCCCCTGGACATGGATGGGATCATGG GATTCAAGACTCAATGGTGCTCAAAGGACTCAAAAG
- the LOC137008885 gene encoding cytochrome P450 2B9-like isoform X2: MWTTLMKLDLASVGLALFLGLIFLVLFEIIRINSYRSQTPPGPRPLPFVGSLPQFLKNPMEFVRSMSQYGEMSTMYLGRKPAIILNTIQVMKEALVQEAFSGRPVLPVTEWMTNGFGIIMVTFGHSWRQQRRFALHTLRNFGLGKKSVEDRVLEESRYLISEMLQEEGRPMNPQHAVQNAVSNIICSIVFGDRFDYADKRFSNLLKILNEILMLAASAVGQFVNLAPFIRHFPGPHQKVKQKANEFLGFIRDEVKEHKETLDPDSPRDFIDAYLLEIEKQKSNKDSTFHEENLVMSTADLFLAGTDTTATTIRWGLIYLIQNPDVQERCHEEIVRVLGYDRFPSMDDRDKLPYTNATVHEIQRCANIVTFGVMHETIQPTKLRGYDIPKGTTILTNFAAIFSSKEHWKHPDSFNPENFLDENGHFSKPECFIAFSMGPRVCLGETLARTELFLYITSLLQQIHFSWPPDPQPLDMDGIMGFKTQWCSKDSKGFKTQWCSKDSKGFTIVSFSFPFLN; this comes from the exons ATGTGGACGACTCTCATGAAGTTAGACCTGGCCTCTGTAGGTCTGGCTCTGTTTTTGGGCTTGATCTTTCTGGTTCTGTTCGAGATCATCAGGATTAATTCCTATAGAAGTCAAACTCCTCCTGGTCCCAGACCTTTGCCTTTTGTGGGATCGTTACCACAATTTTTGAAGAACCCAATGGAGTTTGTAAGATCA ATGTCTCAGTATGGAGAAATGTCCACTATGTATCTTGGGAGGAAGCCAGCGATAATCCTCAACACAATCCAGGTCATGAAGGAAGCCCTGGTTCAGGAAGCTTTTTCTGGAAGACCGGTTCTGCCTGTTACAGAATGGATGACTAACGGATTTG GTATAATAATGGTCACGTTTGGCCACTCCTGGAGGCAGCAGAGGCGGTTTGCTCTGCACACACTCAGGAATTTTGGCCTGGGGAAGAAATCAGTAGAAGATCGGGTGTTAGAGGAAAGCCGCTATCTGATTTCTGAAATGCTTCAAGAAGAAG GCAGGCCAATGAACCCCCAGCATGCAGTACAGAATGCAGTTTCCAACATTATCTGTTCCATCGTGTTTGGAGATCGCTTCGATTATGCAGATAAACGCTTCTCAAACCTTCTGAAGATCTTGAATGAAATCTTAATGCTCGCAGCATCGGCTGTGGGTCAG TTTGTCAACTTAGCACCCTTCATCAGGCATTTCCCAGGGCCACACCAAAAGGTCAAACAGAAGGCCAATGAGTTTTTGGGTTTCATCCGGGATGAAgttaaagaacacaaagaaactCTGGATCCAGACAGCCCGCGAGACTTCATTGATGCCTACCTGCTGGAGATCGAGAAA CAAAAGTCCAACAAGGACTCCACGTTTCATGAGGAGAACCTGGTTATGTCAACAGCTGACCTGTTCCTGGCTGGAACCGACACCACAGCGACCACCATCAGATGGGGGCTCATCTACTTGATTCAAAACCCAGATGTACAAG AACGATGTCATGAGGAGATTGTTCGGGTACTGGGTTACGACCGCTTTCCCAGCATGGATGACCGTGACAAACTACCGTACACCAACGCCACTGTCCACGAGATTCAGCGCTGTGCCAACATTGTAACTTTCGGCGTGATGCATGAAACGATTCAGCCCACAAAACTACGAGGATACGACATTCCCAAG GGAACTACAATCTTAACAAACTTTGCAGCAATTTTCAGCAGTAAGGAACACTGGAAGCATCCCGACTCATTTAACCCAGAGAATTTCCTGGATGAGAACGGACACTTCAGCAAGCCGGAGTGTTTCATTGCGTTCTCAATGG GTCCGAGGGTCTGTCTCGGTGAGACGCTGGCGAGGACGGAGCTCTTCCTGTACATCACGTCTCTCCTACAGCAGATTCATTTCTCCTGGCCACCGGATCCACAGCCCCTGGACATGGATGGGATCATGG GATTCAAGACTCAATGGTGCTCAAAGGACTCAAAAG
- the LOC137008885 gene encoding cytochrome P450 2B9-like isoform X3, which produces MWTTLMKLDLASVGLALFLGLIFLVLFEIIRINSYRSQTPPGPRPLPFVGSLPQFLKNPMEFVRSMSQYGEMSTMYLGRKPAIILNTIQVMKEALVQEAFSGRPVLPVTEWMTNGFGIIMVTFGHSWRQQRRFALHTLRNFGLGKKSVEDRVLEESRYLISEMLQEEGRPMNPQHAVQNAVSNIICSIVFGDRFDYADKRFSNLLKILNEILMLAASAVGQFVNLAPFIRHFPGPHQKVKQKANEFLGFIRDEVKEHKETLDPDSPRDFIDAYLLEIEKQQKSNKDSTFHEENLVMSTADLFLAGTDTTATTIRWGLIYLIQNPDVQERCHEEIVRVLGYDRFPSMDDRDKLPYTNATVHEIQRCANIVTFGVMHETIQPTKLRGYDIPKGTTILTNFAAIFSSKEHWKHPDSFNPENFLDENGHFSKPECFIAFSMGPRVCLGETLARTELFLYITSLLQQIHFSWPPDPQPLDMDGIMGFKTQWCSKDSKGFTIVSFSFPFLN; this is translated from the exons ATGTGGACGACTCTCATGAAGTTAGACCTGGCCTCTGTAGGTCTGGCTCTGTTTTTGGGCTTGATCTTTCTGGTTCTGTTCGAGATCATCAGGATTAATTCCTATAGAAGTCAAACTCCTCCTGGTCCCAGACCTTTGCCTTTTGTGGGATCGTTACCACAATTTTTGAAGAACCCAATGGAGTTTGTAAGATCA ATGTCTCAGTATGGAGAAATGTCCACTATGTATCTTGGGAGGAAGCCAGCGATAATCCTCAACACAATCCAGGTCATGAAGGAAGCCCTGGTTCAGGAAGCTTTTTCTGGAAGACCGGTTCTGCCTGTTACAGAATGGATGACTAACGGATTTG GTATAATAATGGTCACGTTTGGCCACTCCTGGAGGCAGCAGAGGCGGTTTGCTCTGCACACACTCAGGAATTTTGGCCTGGGGAAGAAATCAGTAGAAGATCGGGTGTTAGAGGAAAGCCGCTATCTGATTTCTGAAATGCTTCAAGAAGAAG GCAGGCCAATGAACCCCCAGCATGCAGTACAGAATGCAGTTTCCAACATTATCTGTTCCATCGTGTTTGGAGATCGCTTCGATTATGCAGATAAACGCTTCTCAAACCTTCTGAAGATCTTGAATGAAATCTTAATGCTCGCAGCATCGGCTGTGGGTCAG TTTGTCAACTTAGCACCCTTCATCAGGCATTTCCCAGGGCCACACCAAAAGGTCAAACAGAAGGCCAATGAGTTTTTGGGTTTCATCCGGGATGAAgttaaagaacacaaagaaactCTGGATCCAGACAGCCCGCGAGACTTCATTGATGCCTACCTGCTGGAGATCGAGAAA CAGCAAAAGTCCAACAAGGACTCCACGTTTCATGAGGAGAACCTGGTTATGTCAACAGCTGACCTGTTCCTGGCTGGAACCGACACCACAGCGACCACCATCAGATGGGGGCTCATCTACTTGATTCAAAACCCAGATGTACAAG AACGATGTCATGAGGAGATTGTTCGGGTACTGGGTTACGACCGCTTTCCCAGCATGGATGACCGTGACAAACTACCGTACACCAACGCCACTGTCCACGAGATTCAGCGCTGTGCCAACATTGTAACTTTCGGCGTGATGCATGAAACGATTCAGCCCACAAAACTACGAGGATACGACATTCCCAAG GGAACTACAATCTTAACAAACTTTGCAGCAATTTTCAGCAGTAAGGAACACTGGAAGCATCCCGACTCATTTAACCCAGAGAATTTCCTGGATGAGAACGGACACTTCAGCAAGCCGGAGTGTTTCATTGCGTTCTCAATGG GTCCGAGGGTCTGTCTCGGTGAGACGCTGGCGAGGACGGAGCTCTTCCTGTACATCACGTCTCTCCTACAGCAGATTCATTTCTCCTGGCCACCGGATCCACAGCCCCTGGACATGGATGGGATCATGG GATTCAAGACTCAATGGTGCTCAAAGGACTCAAAAG GTTTCACTATTGTCTCTTTCA